The Triplophysa rosa linkage group LG15, Trosa_1v2, whole genome shotgun sequence genomic sequence CCCTCCAACCTTCTCGCTCGATGCTCTTCCGCGTGCAGTCCATGATACCGCTGTACTGGAACTTCCCGCCCACCCCGTCGGCCTGGAGGCGGGACTTGATCACGTCCACGGGGTACGTAGATAGCCACGAAGCGATTCCAGACATGCCGCCGGCAAACAGCAGTTTGGGAATCATGTACGGGTCCTCCGGCTCCCAGCCCAGCGAGCGCGTCAGCAGGTCGTACGCCAGGAAGTAAACGCCGAAGCCAGGCGTCTCTCGGATCAGGGTGGTGACCATGCCCCGGTTGACCCCGCGCAGACCCTCGCGCTGGTAGATGCGAGCCAGGCAGTCCAGCGAGTTCTTGTACAGCTTCCGAGTCGACGACTTCTTCTCGCCGGTGCCCTGCAACTGCATGCGGGTCTTGGCCAGCTCCATGGGGCAGCAGATGACGCATTGTATGGAGCCGGCCGCCGCCCCGGCCAGGAACTGATTCAGGGGCGTGTCCTCATCCAACCAGCGCATGGCGTTGCCCTGCACACCGAAGACGATGGCGTTGATGAACGTCAAGCCCATCATGGGCGACCCGATGCCTTTGTAAAGACCAAACGTCTGTtgagatgatgacagaagtcAGTGAATATTCTTAATCTCAATGAGAATATTTGTAATAATCTTTTTTAAGTGAAACTGTTACAAAGGCGTTCATGTTTAGACTGAGGCTCAATGAAGCCCAAATCGGATTTCATTTCAATGTATGACAGCAACAATCAAAACTGATCTGATGTTTCAGATTTATCACATGATTTCCAGCAGTCTGACTTCGGTCAAAAATCGCATTGTTTTAATGACGATTAAACTCAATGTCTGTCATAATTAAGAATATGAATTACTCTAAAGAAAGTGTGAGAAAGTGAAAACGGCCAATGGCAATACATGAATTATTCATATTTCCATGAATATTAACTTGTATAACTTATTTGAaagaatattcatattttatgactatacaataaagtaattaaactTAATAACGAttcacaaaaatacaataaaaaaatgttacaccATGGTcggtttgaatactggattctgattggctggaaggtgtgcattaaaagcttttaacgcacgggtagctccagtcagtttgattacatttaaaattaactgacaaaataaccctcattttcacctgtctgatctaaaatgacactgtaaacaacAATATACAAcaatttaacttggcaaatggcCATGATATAAGCATGATAATCCACAACTAGCcatgcgttaaaggattttattGCACCTCCGCCTCGCATCGGGTGGTTACCGTTTAACGCACAGCTATCacttacatattttaaatacgGGTGTAACGGTACGAGTATTCGTATCAAACCGTCACGAGCTATCACGGGcaacattccaaatatagtcatcattcctacgccctactcccttcgaagggaaGAGCCCAtggagtttagactttggagtgaacagaGCATTTACGTGCtattatgtagacgtttggtatgcacttggcaaaggaagCGACGTAATTTAATGGCTTAACTTAAGCATAAAACctaactgtttgcaaataagcaatacatttgatattttgagaagttttatatatattagtgtttatatattatatatagggctgtcacgactattaaataatcgtctcatcgcgattgtttgacctcatcgcgatgatttcggatcatcgcaattatcgcacatctctatagaagacactagggggagctgtagtgcttctgcatattttagtgtacatATGGTTActtaagcatggtaatacttgtcaaatgtaccaccacaactcaatcacttaaaaaaaactaaaaaaacatacaaattacctgcagtacaatttaatattatttaagcaaatctcagtgtgaaaaccagtctaccaaaatttcattaacatagaaatgaacttttattgtagtcttgcaagtgagaaaaaaacagactagaagcttttctatgactgatagcattttaatggtggcttcaattcacacctgatccatttacttcatttacaagtatttggtggttgtattattgacaggtaaaagcctaaaccttaaatatatgatgacccaattttttccgatgtatttccaagaaaaaaacatagtctttatattcagaacaatatggtcgtttcaatcgctgaatcaaaaatgtatgagaattaaatgttaaagctcaaaaacagacaattaatcgtcataatcgcaatgatttattagacaattaatcgtcaatcaattttcataatcgtgacagccctaattatatagcatattttaaaacaaaattgttaaaGTTTATTTGCAAATGCTTAAGTTAagccattaaaacagcgacatctgctgacaGACACAATGCTTCGTTCTCACctgaacatgccagctgaagataatgaggaaattacgtcgcttcctttgccaagtgcatacCAAATGTCTACATAATAGCACGTAAATGCtctgttcactccaaagtctaaaccCTTCgaaggagtagggcataggaatgatgactatatttggaatgttgcccgtgacggttcggtacgaatacacgtaccgttacacccctcaTTTTTAACCCACACCAGGATGTTTAGGAGCATCACATTTAACAAATTTAATTTGTCTTAATTTGTGAAATTCAGAATTGCCATGTGAACGTAGCCAATGAGAAGAGAGATGCTGAAGTCAGTACTCACAGACTCCTGTCGTATGATGGACTGGAAACAGTGAAATGTGCCTCTGTAAAGCGGTTTATCTACACTCTGAACCTGAAGACGAACCTacaggaaaacaaacaaaccacaatcATCAAACATACAAATGAAGCAAACCGTGCTCGCTAAGGTGTCAGGTAAACTGTTAAAAAGGACTGAATGATATTGACGAAAAGATTTGA encodes the following:
- the slc25a29 gene encoding mitochondrial basic amino acids transporter, which encodes MDFLAGCIGGAAGVLVGHPFDTVKVRLQVQSVDKPLYRGTFHCFQSIIRQESTFGLYKGIGSPMMGLTFINAIVFGVQGNAMRWLDEDTPLNQFLAGAAAGSIQCVICCPMELAKTRMQLQGTGEKKSSTRKLYKNSLDCLARIYQREGLRGVNRGMVTTLIRETPGFGVYFLAYDLLTRSLGWEPEDPYMIPKLLFAGGMSGIASWLSTYPVDVIKSRLQADGVGGKFQYSGIMDCTRKSIEREGWRVFTRGLTSTLLRAFPVNAATFATVTLFLMYVRPDEGRKDCETAPAHHAALQQQAHPSSL